A region of the Colius striatus isolate bColStr4 unplaced genomic scaffold, bColStr4.1.hap1 scaffold_123, whole genome shotgun sequence genome:
aagctccccagacacccccaaaacccctcccaggaccccccaaatcagcccagggaccccaaagctCCCCAGGGACCCTCAAAAccctccccagggacccccaaatcagcccagggaccccaaaaccccccagggaccccccaaaaccacccccagggacccccaaatcagcccagggaccccaaagctccgcagggacccccaaaaccactccagggacccccaaagctccccagggacccccaaaaccctccagggacccccaaatcagcccagggaccccaaagatccccagggacccccaaaaccccccagggaccccccagggACACCCCAGGGTATCCCAACCCCCCCCCGGGACCCCAAAgatccccagggacccccaaaccctcccagggacccccaaatcaGCCCAGGGACCCCAAAGATCCCC
Encoded here:
- the LOC133629074 gene encoding LOW QUALITY PROTEIN: acidic proline-rich protein PRP25-like (The sequence of the model RefSeq protein was modified relative to this genomic sequence to represent the inferred CDS: inserted 1 base in 1 codon); translation: KTPPRTPQISPGTPKLXQGPSKPSPGTPKSGPPRDTPGYPNPPPGPQRSPGTPKPSQGPPNQPRDPKDPQGSPKPSL